A single window of Granulicella mallensis MP5ACTX8 DNA harbors:
- a CDS encoding efflux transporter outer membrane subunit: MNVRSTSLVTLSGSMLLSVFSLTGCMVGPKYKVPSAPAPPAYKEASPDAYKETADWHVASPNDAALRGAWWTVFNDAELNTLEPQVETANQTLKAADANLRAARANIRVQNANRYPTIGVSPSVQGERESANQPYFNSTIANNGEANLVVPLQVNYEVDLWGRIRRNIAAAKEESQATAADRQNVLLSLQTELALDYFELRSSDAEQKLLDDTVVQYQEALRVTSNRFSGGIAPKSDVTQAQTQLQAAKVQAADVAVQRAQFEHAIAILIGQPPASLTIPAAPISVELMPPVIPPGLPSQLLERRPDIAAAERRIAAANEQIGIARAAYFPTLSLSGLAGYQSTSITSLFTPSSFVYGLGPTLGETFFDGGRRRGVSEEAVAGYEQNAANYRQSVLTAYQQVEDNLVALRVLSDEAQQQRQATASAVESERIFNNRYVGGVDTYLQVITAQTTALNNERNDIDILRRRMDATVLLIKVLGGGWDRTQLPPQ, translated from the coding sequence ATGAACGTCCGCTCTACCTCACTCGTTACGCTGAGTGGAAGCATGTTGTTGAGCGTGTTTTCACTCACCGGCTGCATGGTCGGACCGAAGTACAAGGTCCCCTCTGCGCCTGCGCCTCCTGCCTATAAGGAAGCCTCTCCCGATGCATATAAGGAGACCGCCGACTGGCACGTCGCCTCACCGAATGATGCCGCCCTACGCGGCGCATGGTGGACGGTCTTCAACGATGCCGAGCTGAACACGCTGGAACCGCAGGTAGAGACCGCCAACCAGACGCTCAAGGCCGCTGATGCCAATCTGCGCGCGGCACGCGCCAACATCCGCGTGCAGAACGCCAATCGCTATCCGACCATCGGAGTCTCTCCGTCGGTGCAGGGCGAGCGCGAGTCCGCCAATCAGCCCTACTTCAACTCGACCATTGCCAACAACGGAGAAGCCAACCTTGTGGTGCCGCTCCAGGTGAACTACGAGGTCGATCTCTGGGGCCGCATTCGCCGGAACATCGCTGCGGCGAAGGAAGAGTCGCAGGCCACCGCCGCCGACCGCCAGAATGTACTGCTTTCGCTACAGACGGAACTCGCCCTGGACTACTTCGAGTTACGCTCCTCCGATGCGGAACAGAAGCTGCTCGACGATACGGTCGTGCAATACCAGGAGGCTCTCCGTGTCACGAGCAACCGCTTCAGCGGAGGCATCGCGCCGAAGTCTGATGTGACGCAGGCACAGACACAACTGCAGGCCGCGAAGGTGCAGGCAGCCGACGTCGCCGTTCAACGTGCGCAGTTTGAACATGCCATCGCGATCCTCATCGGCCAGCCGCCGGCTTCGCTGACGATTCCTGCCGCACCGATATCCGTCGAACTGATGCCACCGGTCATTCCGCCAGGACTGCCGTCACAACTGCTGGAGCGCCGTCCCGACATCGCCGCTGCGGAGCGCCGCATCGCTGCTGCCAATGAGCAGATCGGCATTGCACGCGCTGCATACTTTCCTACTCTTTCTCTCAGCGGGCTGGCGGGTTACCAGAGCACATCGATCACCTCGCTCTTCACGCCTTCCAGCTTCGTCTATGGGCTGGGGCCGACGCTGGGCGAGACCTTCTTCGATGGAGGCCGTCGCCGCGGCGTCTCGGAAGAGGCTGTTGCGGGCTATGAGCAGAACGCCGCAAACTATCGCCAGAGCGTGCTAACGGCGTACCAGCAGGTCGAAGACAATCTCGTCGCGCTGCGGGTTCTCTCTGACGAAGCCCAGCAACAGCGCCAGGCTACGGCCTCGGCGGTAGAGTCGGAGCGGATCTTCAACAATCGCTATGTCGGCGGCGTTGATACTTATCTCCAGGTCATCACCGCGCAGACGACGGCACTCAATAATGAACGCAACGATATCGACATCCTGCGCCGGCGCATGGATGCGACGGTATTGCTGATCAAGGTTCTTGGTGGTGGATGGGATCGTACGCAATTGCCGCCGCAGTAG